In Segatella copri, the DNA window CGGAACCACCCGAGACGTAATCGAAGACACCACCCTCATCGACGGAATCACCTTCCGCTTTATTGACACAGCCGGAATCCGCAAGACGGATGATGTGGTAGAAAACATCGGAATAGAGCGCACTTTCCAGAAGATGGAAGAGGCGAAGATAGTAATCTGGCTATTGGATGAGCAGCCGTCAGCCTCAGAAATCAAGGAGATGAAGCTGAAGAACCAGGGCAAGAAGCTGCTGGTAGTATTTAATAAGATGGATAAACTTGAGAATGATAAACTTGCGTTCGATAAGTTCACCCATTCCTGCGGCTCAGATTCCAGCGAACCAGAAGCCCCACTCTTCATCAGTGCCCGCACAGGCGAGAACGTTTCATCCCTGGAGCAGGCATTAGTAAGAGCCGCTGATATTCCAGAGATTACCGAGAACGACGTCATCATAACGAGTGCCCGCCACTACGAGGCCCTACTCCGTGCCCATGATTCCCTCTCCCGAGTATTGGAGTCGATGGAAATGGGCATGAGCGGCGACATCATCGCCGAAGACCTGAAAATGGTATTGGAAGAATTGGGTGAAATCACTGGCGGACAGATCAGTAGCCAGGAAACGCTAAATAATATCTTCAAGCACTTTTGCATCGGAAAGTAAGTCGTGATAAACAACGATTAATATCGACAACAAATGATAGTTAAGGTGCTCAAAATGAGCACCTTTCTTTTTAGCCTTACTATTTGGTTATAATCAATGGTAAGGCTTTTTTAGCACCTTTTTGTACCGCTCTTGTACCTCCACTTTTCAAAAGTAATAATTTGAGACTCCATTTTTGGCAAATGAGTGCAAGATTGCCGAGAGTTTTGGACAATGATGGACGATGATATAAGACTATTGAAAATAAACGGAGTAATGACAGACGACTTTTTCTACAATAAATTAAGTAAAAAAGTATAAAAAGCGTACAAATGACAGCAAGCAAAGAAAGAATTCTAAAAATTTGCGAGTATTGTGGGAAGAGCTTCTATGCATCAAAATCCACAACTCGTTATTGCTCCAAGCAATGCAACAGTTATGCCTATAAGGCAGCAAGACGTGAGGAGAAAGTAAAGATGGCTGAGACAATGAGCCACCGAAAAGCTTCCGAGAAATCCATGTCTGAAATCCTCGTTAAAGAATACCTCACTATTCAAGAGGTCGCTATACTTTTGGGACTAAGCAGACAGACCATATATAATATGGTGTATAGTGGTAAGTTGCGAGCATCCAAGATTACTTCTCGTTTATCTTTAATCAGAAAGCGAGATATAGATTATCTTGTTGATAGTTTGCCATACACCACAAAAAAAAGTGCTTCAAAAGAAGCAGTTCATGCAAACCGAGAGCTACCTGTTCCAGAATATTACTCTGCCAAGGAAATTGCAGAAGTCCACAACACTTATGAGACCGCCATCTATGAGATAGTCAAGAAAGTCAAGATTTCAAGAATATCCATACAAGGAAGAGTATATTGGAACAAGAAAGAGGTGGATGATTATTTTGCACACCTGTCTCCAGATCCAACCATCAGTGAATGGATGACTGTTATGGACATTCAACAGAAATATTGTATGACGAAAACAGCCGTATATAGTTTCGTTAGTCACAATGCTATTCCAAGAAAAATGGAAGGTAACAATGTCCTGTATTCCAAACGTCATGTACAAATGGCAAAAGGTGAATCCGTAGAAGACCAGCTTTATTATACAATACCGGAGGCCATGAAGTTGTATGGTTTAAGTCAGGACCAGATTTATAAGCGTATCAAGAAATACGCTATTGAAAAGGTGAAGATTGGCAAGTATATCAAGATTTCCAAGCGAGATTTAGAGAAAGCTATCGGCAAGCCTAAGGTTATTTAGCGGTTATCAAAAGGTTAAGTTGTACCCCATTACATAACTCTATTATTTTGCAATCGATTTCAAAGATCTCTTAATACGGGATCATATATGAAACATAAGTATCACATTATAAAAAGTAAACATCATGGTAAATACATGTACAAGAGTTTCTCTTCGCCAAAGAGCGATTAAAAACGACCGTATTTCTCTTTATTTGGATTTCTATCCACCAGTACGCAACCCTGAGACTATGCAAATGAGTCGCAGGGAATATTTAGGTATCTATATCTATGCTCATCCAAAGAATGAGATGGAACGTGAGTTTAATACAGATATGCTCAACAAAGCAGAGGCCATCCGTTGTATCAGAACCCAATCACTCATCAATGAAGAATTTGGTTTTTTGGACAAAACACGACAGAAAGCTGATTTTTTGGCATACTTTGAGAAGATGACACATAAGAAAGATGACAAGTGGACATGTGTCTACAAGCATTTCTTCAAATTTGTT includes these proteins:
- a CDS encoding helix-turn-helix domain-containing protein, translating into MTASKERILKICEYCGKSFYASKSTTRYCSKQCNSYAYKAARREEKVKMAETMSHRKASEKSMSEILVKEYLTIQEVAILLGLSRQTIYNMVYSGKLRASKITSRLSLIRKRDIDYLVDSLPYTTKKSASKEAVHANRELPVPEYYSAKEIAEVHNTYETAIYEIVKKVKISRISIQGRVYWNKKEVDDYFAHLSPDPTISEWMTVMDIQQKYCMTKTAVYSFVSHNAIPRKMEGNNVLYSKRHVQMAKGESVEDQLYYTIPEAMKLYGLSQDQIYKRIKKYAIEKVKIGKYIKISKRDLEKAIGKPKVI